A portion of the Psilocybe cubensis strain MGC-MH-2018 chromosome 10, whole genome shotgun sequence genome contains these proteins:
- a CDS encoding putative NOC2 family protein (putative NOC2 family protein C1142.04) — MGKKATKATKKFVASGQLKKTIEARRKKQQIAKKFAARRGNKGGKGKDRADDRDDEEDEAEEQVAPSTKKSQKRMTVDSFLSGDFMDQSDDDGLGDEDQDVGMGGGNDSEDDDFEGGEGESDDDGSFASVDDLDEDGENHMLELSKLAEKDPEFYKYLQENDKELLEFNPDAIPDDSSDEEGEDEDVDMEEEEKTPVLTKEQIKKWQKSLLEQRSLRALRKLLIAFRSAAHLNEDGRVLAWAIDSSSVYNKLVTTTLRYTPVVLEHHVPYKTLANGKFKPPTQTPKFKTLQKLILSHFHNATYILSQLTDEETLRLALTESAKLVPYIISSRKSVKAYLKKCLELWSNGADSIRIAAFLSVRRLAASSDESIIDNIMKSTYLTLLRSSKSTSAFTLPSINLMKNSASEVFCLDHATAYQHAFGYIRQLAIHLRNSMKIKSKEAFKQVYNWQFAHCVDFWSIVLARACDVHSEEANGKQSELRPLIYPLVQVCLGAIKLVPNSRSHPFHLQIIRSLLHLTKHTQTYIPLSSYLVPIIASCLTPSTRPKASTLRPLDLEVQIRVPQQYVKTRVLLEGISEESVFLLAEWLASAPVHGSVAFPEIVVPILVLLRKSLKTGKNSKTGSAGGKEQTLVKVFLERLEESSKWMEEKRKTVHFAPSRLGDVQEWERAIKPKLESDTPLGKYLKVQRKTREKRRKLVEKARHGEDEILEED, encoded by the exons ATGGGCAAAAAAGCGACCAAAGCGACAAAGAAGTTTGTCGCCAGTGGACAACTAAAGAAGACGATCGAGGCGCGCCGCAAAAAGCAACAAATTGCTAAGAAGTTTGCTGCGCGACGGGGAAACAAaggagggaaagggaaagaccGTGCAGATGATAgggacgatgaagaagatgaggcCGAGGAGCAGGTAGCACCATCCACCAAAAA GTCGCAGAAGAGGATGACAGTGGATAGTTTCCTTTCTGGAGACTTTATGGACCAGAGTGACGACGACGGTCTTGGAGATGAAGACCAAGATGTCGGT ATGGGGGGCGGAAACGAttctgaagatgatgattttgaagggggagaaggagaatcGGATGACGATGGCTCGTTTGCCTCAGTGGACGACTTGGACG AGGATGGCGAAAACCATATGCTCGAACTATCGAAACTCGCAGAAAAAGATCCCGAATTTTACAAATACCTTCAGGAAAATGACAAAGAACTTCTAGAATTCAACCCAGATGCTATCCCTGACGACTCCTCCGATGAGGAAggtgaagacgaagatgtggatatggaagaagaagagaaaacgCCTGTTCTGACGAAGGAACAAATCAAAAAGTGGCAAAAATCACTGTTGGAG CAAAGATCATTACGTGCTCTTCGTAAACTACTCATAGCCTTCCGTTCTGCGGCGCACTTGAACGAGGATGGTCGGGTTCTGGCATGGGCTATTGATAGTTCTTCAG TATACAACAAACTGGTCACCACAACGCTGCGATATACACCTGTGGTATTAGAACACCACGTGCCCTATAAAACTCTCGCAAACGGCAAATT CAAACCCCCAACTCAGACCCCAAAATTCAAGACCCTGCAAAAACTCATTCTTTCCCATTTCCACAATGCCACATATATCTTATCACAATTGACCGACGAAGAAACCCTTAGGCTGGCTTTGACTGAAAGCGCGAAGCTGGTGCCATATATCATTAGCAGCAGAAAATCAGTAAAAGCATATCTCAAG AAATGCTTGGAATTATGGTCTAACGGCGCCGACAGTATACGCATTGCAGCATTCCTTTCTGTGCGAAGACTTGCAGCTTCGTCCGACGAGTCAATAATCGACAACATCATGAAG TCAACGTACCTTACTCTCCTTCGTTCGTCGAAATCGACAAGCGCTTTCACCTTGCCTTCAATAAACTTGATGAAGAACTCTGCTTCAGAAGTCTTTTGCTTGGACCATGCTACTGCCTACCAGCATGCGTTCGGTTATATTCGCCAACTTGCCATCCATCTAAGAAACAGCATGAAAATTAAGTCCAAG GAAGCTTTTAAACAGGTTTATAATTGGCAATTCGCGCACTGTGTCGACTTCTGGTCAATTGTGCTTGCACGGGCATGTGATGTCCATTCTGAAGAAGCCAATGGTAAACAGAGCGAGCTCCGACCCCTCATCTACCCTCTAGTTCAAGTATGCCTTGGAGCCATCAA GCTCGTACCCAACAGTCGATCGCATCCCTTCCATCTTCAGATCATCCGCTCCCTTCTCCACCTTACTAAGCACACACAAACGTATATTCCTCTCTCGTCGTACCTTGTCCCCATCATCGCCTCATGTCTGACTCCGTCCACTCGACCAAAAGCATCGACACTCCGTCCgttggatctggaggtgcaGATCAGGGTGCCCCAGCAGTACGTCAAGACGCGTGTGCTCCTAGAGGGCATTAGCGAAGAGTCGGTATTCTTGCTGGCGGAATGGCTGGCGAGCGCGCCTGTGCACGGCAGTGTCGCTTTCCCTGAGATTGTCGTGCCCATTCTGGTCCTTCTGAGGAAGAGCCTGAAGACCGGGAAGAATTCAAAGACCGGTTCTGCAGGTGGCAAAGAGCAGACGCTGGTTAAAGTGTTTTTGGAGCGGCTGGAAGAGAGCTCGAAATGGAtggaagagaagaggaaaacTGTGCATTTCGCACCGTCTCGCCTGGGTGATGTTCAGGAGTGGGAGAGGGCTATCAAGCCCAAGCTCGAAAGCGACACACCGCTCGGCAAGTATCTCAAAGTCCAAAGAAAAACGCGGGAAAAACGCCGGAAATTGGTGGAAAAG GCACGGCATGGTGAAGATGAGATCTTGGAAGAGGATTGA
- a CDS encoding 4'-phosphopantetheinyl transferase pptA — translation MSYETVLVWMLSLNREYAKIEYDTAYQLCKLCFPNDKYKYDFNNPDSFRMLMTQLLPVLMMRHRRVPRAKWKDHVTPAGKHWIEHIPSESSNRARPPSIGYQLTFHNSLCGMAVTQGTPAQVVNIGLGVKQLKVEPRGTSVPVYFESLSHKLTPLEIANVSNNPDEIVLKRLCMLIALKESYIKAIGQPMGFDYSRLEFDIPNRRATGDGNLLMGWEFRVFGAKLGVARGTILKQEEYECVCAYYRGTVETTFIFHQTPQELENWVQFINIDQLMAVASKLAA, via the exons ATGAGCTACGAAACGGTGCTGGTTTGGATGTTATCTCTGAACAGAGAGTACGCGAAAATT GAATATGATACAGCGTACCAATTGTGCAAACTATGCTTCCCAAATGACAAGTACAAATACGACTTCAATAACCCAGATTCTTTTC GTATGCTGATGACCCAGCTGCTCCCCGTGCTAATGATGCGCCATCGCCGCGTCCCTCGCGCCAAATGGAAAGACCACGTAACCCCCGCAGGCAAACACTGGATAGAACACATA CCGTCCGAATCGTCAAATAGGGCACGGCCGCCCAGCATAGGCTACCAATTGACTTTCCACAATTCCCTATGTGGCATGGCGGTGACGCAGGGCACGCCAGCGCAGGTGGTGAATATCGGGCTGGGGGTCAAGCAGCTCAAGGTGGAACCGAGAGGCACATCCGTCCCAGTCTATTTCGAGTCTCTATCCCACAAA CTAACTCCACTAGAGATCGCAAACGTCTCCAACAACCCGGACGAAATCGTCCTCAAACGACTGTGCATGCTCATCGCACTCAAAGAGTCCTACATCAAAGCGATCGGGCAGCCGATGGGGTTCGACTACTCGCGCCTCGAATTCGACATCCCCAACCGGCGCGCGACGGGCGACGGCAACCTGCTCATGGGCTGGGAGTTCCGAGTGTTCGGCGCCAAGCTCGGCGTCGCGCGCGGCACGATTCTCAAGCAGGAGGAGTACGAATGCGTGTGCGCGTACTACCGCGGCACGGTCGAGACtacgttcatcttccaccagaCTCCGCAGGAGCTCGAGAATTGGGTCCAGTTTATTAACATCGACCAGCTAATGGCTGTTGCGTCCAAACTGGCCGCTTGA
- a CDS encoding Amino-acid permease BAT1 yields the protein MAKESDTSSRANDGAVSKQEVGVTDDVVRGLEKMGYHQELTRTRGLFHILFMLLAIIAVPFGLAAPIATSLVAGGPANIIWGWVLISITSEPLAVSLAEVCSKYPTSAGAYYWCFRLGPPKHRVLLSWINGWLTMVGVWTISLSVTFGTAQILVAGIGIFHPEWEPQAWQTYLVFLGVAVVATLVGIFFNSFLPTLDIICACWTALGVIVILVCLSVKAASGRHSANFALTHFDPSGSGWTPGWSFFIVTLFYQPAYTFSATGMVASMAEEVHDPTVQLPLAMSWAIPISFIIGLIFLLPILFTLPDVATLLAVPGGQPIGVLFQLIMGSKGGGFGMWLIIFGIGMFCAISICCAASRATWSFSRDKAIPLHQVWSKVNRSLGDVPVYAYLLSLSIQLLLGLIFLGSTAAFNAFVGVAVICLGASYAMPIAISVANGRRDMQDAPFNLGKWGFAINIFAIVWVVFEIVLFSMPAVIPVTETSMNYASVVFVGFAVISAVWYLINGRYNYKGPPLPSDDDSQVVEFEKQGN from the exons ATGGCGAAGGAGTCTGACACCTCTTCGAGGGCAAACGATGGAGCAGTGTCGAAGCAAGAAGTGGGAGTTACTGATGATGTGGTCCGTGGTTTGGAGAAGATGGGATATCATCAGGAGCTCACAAGG ACTCGAGGCCTCTTCCATATATTGTTCA TGTTATTGG CTATTATTGCCGTTC CTTTCGGGCTGGCTGCTCCTATTGCTACTTCTCTTGTTGCCGGTGGACCTGCCAACATCATCTGGGG CTGGGTTTTGATATCAATTACCAGTGAACCGCTCGCGGTATCGCTAGCAGAGGTCTGCTCGAAATATCCCACCTCTGCAGGTGCATATTACTGGTGCTTCCGTCTGGGCCCTCCGAAACATCGCGTGCTGTTGTCATGGATTAATGGTTGGCTTACAATGGTGGGGGTATGGACAATTAGTTTGTCGGTGACTTTT GGTACTGCACAAATTTTGGTAGCTGGTATAGGCATATTCCATCCAGAATGGGAACCCCAAGCCTGGCAAACTT ACCTTGTTTTCTTGGGAGTCGCGGTCGTTGCTACGCTCgttggaatttttttcaattctttTCTACCAACTCTAGAT ATTATCTGTGCCTGTTGGACGGCTCTCGGGGTCATCG TGATCCTCGTTTGCTTATCCGTCAAGGCGGCGTCAGGGCGGCATTCAGCCAACTTTGCGCTGACGCACTTTGATCCTTCTGGGTCGGGGTGGACGCCTGGATGGTCATTTTTTATTG TGACGCTTTTTTACCAGCCTG CTTATACATTTTCTGCCACCGGAATGG TCGCTAGTATGGCGGAAGAAGTGCACGATCCAACTGTCCAGCTGCCCCTTGCCATGAGCTGGGCCATTCCTATCAGTTTCATTATTGGGTTGATCTTCCTGCTTCCGATTTTGTTCACCCTCCCTGACGTAGCAACTCTTCTGGCTG TGCCCGGGGGCCAACCCATCGGCGTACTTTTCCAGCTCATCATGGGGTCAAAGGGCGGTGGCTTTGGGATG TGGCTGATAATCTTTGGCATCGGCATGTTCTGCGCCATCTCCATCTGCTGCGCAGCCTCGCGTGCAACATGGAGCTTCTCGCGCGATAAAGCCATCCCATTGCACCAAGTCTGGTCCAAAGTGAACCGGAGCCTCGGCGACGTTCCCGTCTACGCGTACCTGCTCTCGCTCTCCATCCAGCTTTTGCTCGGGCTCATCTTCCTCGGGTCGACGGCCGCGTTCAACGCGTTCGTCGGTGTTGCTGTGATCTGCCTCGGCGCGAGTTATGCGATGCCGATTGCGATCTCGGTTGCGAATGGACGCAGGGATATGCAAGATGCGCCATTTAACCTTGGGAAATGGGGATTTGCCATCAATATTTTTGCGATTGTGTGGGTGGTCTTTGAGATTGTCTTGTTCTCGATGCCTGCTGTGATTCCGGTGACGGAAACTTCGATGA atTATGCCTCTGtggtgtttgttggatttgCCGTTATCAGTGCTGTTTGGTACCTAATCA ATGGAAGGTATAATTACAAAGGACCGCCTCTTCCCAGTGATGATGATTCCCAAGTCGTAGAGTTTGAGAAACAAGGGAATTGA